The Rahnella aquatilis CIP 78.65 = ATCC 33071 genomic sequence CCCACGAATTTCTATCACCTCATTCTCAAAACCGTAACTGCGTCGCGCAAGGGCTCTCACCCTGGCCAATAACTCGGCAAGAATAAAAGGTTTGACGAGATAGTCGTCGGCACCGGCATCCAGCCCGCACAGGCGATCCTGCAGAGTGCCTCGCGCGGTCAGAATAATGACGGGGATCCCCTTGAGCTGCTGGCGCAAGTACACCATCAGGCTCATGCCATCGCCGTCAGGCAGTCCGAGGTCGAGCAACACAAGTTCCGGCACGCAGGCATCGAGTTGATGCAGCGCATCCACTTTGCGGCGAACCCATATGACATCTAATCCTTGATCTGCAAGGGCAATACGTACGCCGTTGCCGAGATCCAGGTCGTCTTCGATGAGGAGAATTTTCACAATAGTTACGTTATCAGCAGTGAATGAAGAACGTCTGAAGAAAAAAACGGTATCAGGAAATTTATCAGGTTTGTGTCACCGGCACGTGCTTAAGTATTTCTTCATTTTTAGCTCATGAGAACTTTAGGGTGCGTATTCAAACTGAGCGTTCTGGCGTTTAAAACCCGCTTGTATCGTAATCATTTGAATCCATAAGGACTTCTTTAATGAGCAACTTCGAACTGCGTCATAAGTTCCCCTATTTACTCTCAGGACGCACCCTGAAAAAAATGCTGCCGGGCGCGCTGCTGGCGTTACTGGCCACCCCAACACTTGCGGCAGAACCACAACAGGGTAACGCCTTAACGTTGGGAGGAGGCGTGGATGTTACGCCACTTTATTCTGGTTCGGATGAGAACCGCGTCACGACAGCCCTGGTGCTTGATTACTCGATGCATAATGGGTTCTTCGTGAGTACCACGCGGGGTATCGGTTACGGCAACAGCATCGGCAAGCTGGATTACAGTACTGCGCTGAGTTATCGCGCAGGCCGTAAGGATCATGACGTGGACAGCGACTCAATGAGCGATGGCAGTGACGACTTACGGGGTATGGGCGATGTCAAAGGCTCGGCTATCGGGGCATTGGGTCTGGGGTATAAGGTCACCGACTGGCTTCATTTACAATTGCAGGCTGAGGTGCCGTTTTCTCAGCGGGACAATGGCGCGGCCCTGCATTTCAGCATTATCAGCCCGCTTTATAGCTCATCGGAAAATACCGTGACGATGGCGCTGACCAGCAGTTGGGGAACAGGCAACTATATGCAAACTTACTACGGGGTAAGTTCATCACAGTCAGCCGCATCGGGGTTTACTCAATATGATGCCGGTTCCGGGATTTATGCCTATTCAATGAATATGGACTGGACGCACAAGTTCAACCAGGACTGGAGTGTAGTGGCCGCGACAGGCTTTACGCAGTTGGCTGGTGATGCACGCAACAGCCCGATTGTGCAACGAAAAGCATCGCCCAATGGAAGCTTGAAAGTGACATATCGCTTCTGATCATTGTTCGATTGCACTGTCAATAAATACACACTCGATCCGCCCCGATTCAGATGATGGGGCGGTACTCACAAAGGACGTAAGGATAAAGGGTTACTGGCGTCATGCTATATTCACGTTAAAGCATTAAAACGACTTTGTAGAAAAGATTACACGAAAACTTACAGCAATAACGTCCGCTAATATTAAAGCATTGCCCGATGAATAGATTTTGCCGTTTGGCCTTTTCACATCAAGAGATGCAACATCCGCTTCTGGCACAGAACGGCTGTTAAATCACGTTCGATCTTATGCCCAGGTTCAAAAGAGTCTCTGAATCATTTCCTTCGGTGATTTGATCTTCAGCCCATGCAATGAACAGGGGGGCCAGATCATTGTGGAGAAAGTGATATTTGCGGGAAAAAACAAGCAACCCGAGTAGGTCATTGAGTGTGTATAGAGACGGCATCTGATAATCCTTTACCTGTATTTTTTTCATGAACTCTGACAGTGATAATTTCTGAGTACATCATGAACTGAACAGTGAGTCGGTGTAACCGAATGAAACTCTAATTAACCTTCATTTTATCTTACCTATTGATATGGATTCTATAAAGAGTGCCAGAAGAGGAAGAGATTGCTCAAGCGCTAATTCTGACCATGAGTGATCCTGATAAATCCATTCAGGATTAGAGGAGTATGATCTTACCCACGTAATGTGAACATGGCCCTAAGCGAGGTTCTGGTTTTCAAACTGTTCCGGGCTGAGTCCGCCACAGGCGCTGTTACGTCGCCACCGATTGTAATCACACTCGATATAACTAAACACCGTCGTCCGCATGATTTCCCGGCTGATAAAGCGCTCACCGTGGATACATTCCACCTTCAGCGAGTGGAATTAGAAAAGCCCGCTTAAGGAAACTTAAGCGGGCTTTTTATTCAAATCAGCAACCTGTTTGACTATTTACTTTCTCAATGCACATGCGTATTGCTCGTACCCCAGGCGTGTTGATAACCGGGATATTTATGCACGGTGATTTCGCAAGCTGCTAATATTTATTCTACGATGCTAACATTTGTTTTATCGTTATTATCAGTCACGGCATGAACTTCTATCTTGTGAACTGAAACATCGACCTGATTACTGTTTTTGCTGCAACCAGATGAAAGGCAAAAAAATAGCATATTGATCACCATGATTATTTTCATAATTTATTCCATTTTTAATTAACAAGGTTACAGTCTTGTTGACGTACTCTGTCCTGCTTGTGGCGGATAATGAGAAAAACGAATAAAGTTCGCAGCGGCTCGCCCTCCCTCTAGCTGAGAGGATTCAAGGATTTTCTCTCCGTTGCTACCAATAACACCAATATAAGCAGACCCACCGCCATCTAAATTTAGCGCAGTACCTGGTATTGGGTTTAACTGGTTAATTCTGTTCACTACCATTGACCATTCTGACAATGTATAGCCGTTAGAACTTAAAGCCCCCCTCTCTCCGGTACTTTTTCCTATCAGCAACCGCTGCATCCCCTCGTCAACAATCTTCCTCGTTGAAATAATCGCAGCCCTTGGATTAGGATGTGCCGCATGGGTCAGCGTTCCTGGCTCGGGAATCTGTCTGGGATTTTTTAACTTATAATTTGCATCATTCGCCGGGAGAGATTCAAAGCGGGGCTGACCACCGGAAGATAATAATGGTGCACTACTTAACTTGCTCTGATATCCCAATGAGAGTGAATGATAGTCATTAGCATATTGGGAAGGAACGGGTAGTGACTTTACCTGAGTATTCCCATTATACACAGTGGGGCCTATGGGGGTGTTTTCAGGTTCATTTCCTGCTGCCTTTTGACCCATGTTATAAAACCCCCCATTGATTACCACTGTCATTTTATTTAATGCGTTGACCTTACCCAGGGCTTGCAAATCTTTTCCTGCTGAGGTGACTGGATTTATTACTGTACTCCCCCCTACAACCGACGAGCGGTAATATTTTGAGGAAATAGCCAGATATTCAATGGTTCTGGGCTCACTGGTTTCCCTGGAAAATTTAAATCCTAAAGGACTTAATTGTTCATTAGTTCCTTTAATGGAAACATGGATTAACCCTTCAGCAATATCCTTAACTATAAAATGTGAATTTTTTCCCTGTGAAGGTTTACATCCGTATCCCTTAATTTCATTTTTTGCTTCATCACTGATCATACCGCCAATATCATGATATGAAACAGGGTTATTATGCACCATGCAATATAAATTCAGGCCATCGGCAATACCCCCCGGATCGGCGCTAACCCAACGGCAACACCACGGCATATAATAACGAAGACCATAATAATATAATCCGCTTCTATCCAACTCTTTGCCACTGTAACGGACATATTTATATTTTACTTCGCTGCTATTCCCTGCCCATACGGCAGTACCGCCAAATGGAAAATACTCCTCAATGGTTAATACATTCCCTGCCTCGTCAAGTTCAATATTTTGTGACCGAATAAGATTACCGAGACTGTAACGCCATTGCGGACTGGTAATGCTGGTATCTCCCCCTGTTTCCCAGACCAGTACGCGCAACTGCGCAGACCCCGCGGAGATATTCACTGTCACGATTTGTTCTGAGACATTCTCACCAGCACGGGTACAACGTATTTCCATGCCCGGTAAATACAACACCTGTTGTGTATTCTGCCCGCTATTTAATTGGGCTTTTTTGGCAATCCGCTGATGTCCTCCTGCATAATAATAACGCTCCCAGTCACTGTCATTCTCATTACTGCGCTGCACGAGTGTAATCTGCTGCAATTCATTACGCTGATCCCAGATCATGGGTTGACCGGGCTGAAGCATTAATATATTTCCAGTTGCGTCAAAACTGTCGTCAACATCTTCAGGTTTCACGTCGCCCGTTTGCAGTAGCGCACGATTGTTATTTGTGGCAATAACCGTTTGTTGAGTAAAATTTTGCTCGCTGAGATGTGAGAATTGCGTCATGTTGCCCGCAGCGTCATAGGTATAACTTCGGTTCCAGGGAACAAGATTACTGCTGTCAACAATCGGGGCGGGAAGCTCAGGGCCTTGGTGAACTATTGTATTATTCTGACGACCACTGGCGCTGATCAACTGGTATAACGCATCGTAGGAATAGGTTTTATCCGGCGTCACACGGCGGTTTTTGTAAAATCTGACGTCTTGAGATAGATCGGTGACAAAGGTGACGTTGCCGACGGGATCGTACTCATACCGCAGATCACACAGCGTTGTGTTGTCCCCACGCAGTGTGGTAACCCCCGTAATACGCTGAGTCTCCGCTTCATAAATATACTGTGTAACCACACCATTTCCTGCGGTTTCACGCAGGATCTGACCGGCAGCGGAATATTCAATATCACTGACAGTCACTTTCTCCGTGTCTCCTGCTAACGTGAGATAATGTTCCTGAAGCTGCCCTGCAACATTGCATACCCAGCGTTGCTGATTGCCCCTGGCGTCGGTTTGCAAGGTGGTATTGCCCGTCGCGTCATAGTCCCAGTTGGTCTGAAAACTTTCCGGGTTTAGCGCGACCTGCCAGGCGCTTTCATCTTCTCCAGCCCAGTTTGCCGGTGTATCCATATCGGCAAGCAGTTGCCTGCTGATGCCTGCCGGTTGTCCGGTCAGCATGTAGGCAAGGTTTTTTTCTACACCGGCGGGATCATAATGCGCTATCAGCCTGCTATTTTGATTGAGTGATTTATCGCTACCGTAAATGAACCGTTCACTGACGCAACTGGCCTGATCCATTGCCTGCTCGGTGACCATGACAGGCCGGCCAATGTTGTCATACTGATGCCAGCACTGATTACCTTCACTATCTTGCCCCCAACAAAAGTGTCCTTCACAGGTTCCCATCTGCCATGAACTACCCGCATCGACGCTTTCCGTTTTCAGCGGCTGGCCCGACAAGGAATAGATCGTCGTAATATTCGGCACAACACTTTCACCATGCTGCATACGGGCAAAGAGCCGCGCATCTGTGCTCTGCTTGATAAAACCCTGATCGGTATAGCTGTTTTGCGAGATAAGTTCCTGTAGCGCATCATCCAGACTGGCCCGGTTATAACGCAAACCGCGAATTAATAATCCCCGATTATCGTAGACGCCAATATCTGGCGTCTGAGTGTACAAATTCGTTTGCTGTTTCATTATCGTCCTCTGATTTTTTAATGGGTCCAGATTATCCGGACCCATTGAAAGGTTATGCTGTCAGTGTGTCATTCTCGTCTTCACTGACCACAAACCACGGGTAGTAACTTTTTTTGCGCAGGTAACCTTTCGCCGTAATCACCTTGTTTTCCCTCCCTAATGCATCGTAGTAGTGATCATCGGCGTAACCCTCTGCACGCATCGCGCAGTCTTTTACATACTGCCAGTCGTCAACGAACCCAGGTTGATATTGACGTACCACCAGCCCCTTATTGTCATATTCCACCCTGCCTGAGACTGCCCAGCGAGTTGCGGCGTCAATGATTACCGGTTGCCCGTTTTCATCCACCACCAACTCACCGTCTGCATCTCGTTGCCAGGCTTCACCTGGCGAAACTTTGCCGCAGGCTTGCAACGGGCGACCAAAGCCATCCTGATAAGCAACTGCCACTCTGACTTGTTGCGCACAATCATCGGGATAACGATCTGCGGTGAGGGTCGCCACCTGAACAGGAGAGATTTTTGCCTCGCCAAGGATTTGACGGGTAGCAGCGGAGAGTCCGGTTGCGGTCTTCTGATGACGAAGCCATTGATGACCGGCACTGCGGATAAAACCTTGCGGCGTAAGGAAACGCAGTGACACCAGACGCTGCCACTCATCAGAGGTGAAGGAAAGTGGAATCACCTGCCCCATCCAGCTAAAGAGATCATAGGCAACCCTGCTGGCCTGCGGCTGGATTGACTGTCCGGCGCTGGCAATCACATCCGCGACACTCTGACCCGGTGTCACAGGGCTTGACATTAATGAATCAAAACCTGTTGCCACACCTTGCCCGGAACCATAAAACGTTGTCGCGATAAGATTTCCCAGGGCATCGCGCTGAACTTCCCGGGTGTTATCATTGATATCTACCCCCTGCCAGGGCTGTAAAAAGCGGTAATCGGCAGCGCTGAACATCGTGTTGCCTAAGGCATCCGTTACCGCAACGATCAGGCAGTTGTAATCATCCCATACGAAGGTGGTCGGACCGGTCAGGACGGTGCTTTGCACGGTAACGGGCCGATAAAAACCATCAAGCGCTTTAAAGGTGGTGAAACCCTGTTCAATTGCCCACACTAATGCCTCGTCCGCTCCCTCGGCCTCTAAGACCCGTTCCGTTTGGATATAACCCGCCTCCAGCAGCATGTTTTGCAACGCTTCACTTTCCAGTGCACCGTCATAGGCAGCCAGCGCAGCATCATCCAACTCGGCCACCACGCAATGATCCACCAGCGCGGTAAAATCGGGCGCATCCCCTCCCTGATAAATGACTTCGCTTTGCCCGGCAAAAGTGCGTGGTTGGGTATGGCCCAATAATCCGTCAGGAGAGATAAGATCTTCATAACGCAGGCCGCCGCCGCGCCAAGCCGGCTGGCTTAGAAAATTTTGCCGTTGCTGATGGGCAAGCCCCAGACGCCAGGCCTGGCTGTCAACCAGGTGGTAAACACTGCAACGCTGCTCGCTGATGCGCAGGAATGTCTGCTGATCGTCGTAACTACTTTGCCAGGTGGTCGGTGGCAATGTGTCCGGATAAGGGTTGTCGGCTGGCTGGTCACGGCGGGGGTAATTAAGATTCACAGACCAAAGCGGCGTGGCAAACTCATCACGTTGTATTGTGACATGCTGACTCACCTGTGGGTCAACCGCCAGCCGTTCATAGCCCCAGTTCCATTGCTCCAGCGGCGCAACCAGCGCCACGCACGGCTGGCTGCTACAGGCGACCTGTACCCGACGAACCAGATAGCGGTTAAGGCTCACCTGATAAGGGATGTTTTCCTGATCTCCACCGTCCAGACCATAGCTTTCACTGCGCAGTAACTGTCCTTTCAGCGCCCGATAAAGCCACCATGAGTCGGTGTCGTCAGCCTGTAACGGGATGTCCATTTCATCCTCTTCGCTGTATTCGCTAAAGTACGTCGGGCTTATCGCGAAGGCCAGTGGATCCTGATACGGCGTACCATACAAAGACGCTTCATCCTGCTGCTGACCGGTGTGATACCAACCTTTTGTTAATAAGGGCGGTGTAAAACTGATGGGACTACCATCACTGGCCCAGTCTCTCTGGCTATCCTGCAACTCAAGATAGCCAAAACCACGAAATTCCCGTTCATTGCCGTCATAAACCCCTTTGCGATAGCGATACTGTTGCGTAAGGATATTGCCGGTAATTTCGTCGGTAGCGACCACCTGCGACACAATGTGAACCGGAAAAGGAAGCTGGCTAACTGCCTGAGTATTTTCCTTTTTTTCATCCAGCCATTCCTGAGCAGAACTCCGGTAAATAAGCGAGGTATCGCCGCCCATATTGTTATTCGTCCCGCTGAGTAACCAGGGCTTCGCGGTGGCAAAATCGTAACGCCAGTGTTGGGGGGTCGGATGGGGTAGTGAAAATATCAGGCTGGCCATTCCCTGCCCCTGGACGTCTGCCGCACTGACCTGGCACAGCCTGTCATAGCGCGTTCCCTCCGGCAGCGGCAATGTGACCGGCGCGGAAAGACTGTTTCCTGACTGATTAAACCAGATACGCAACTGATCGCTTTCCCTATACAGCAGATCGGCGGTACCAGAACCATCGAGATCGGCTAACAGCACCTGTTCGGGGTTAAACGTCTGTTCGTCAAAATCAAGTGCGGCGAGCTGGAACGGCGCGGCAAAGACGCCGCCCCCGAGATTTGGCCAGACGGTAATGTCATTGTAACGAATGCGTACCAGATGCAGCTGACCGCTACCCAGCACATCACTGAATGCCACCAGTTCCCGGGCATCACGCCCGGCAACCGTCAAGTCATTGCGTTGGCTGACCGTCAGTGCCGGGGCGAATCCCTCGCGCAGATTGCCGTAAAACCGCACACTTTTCGGACCTATCATCGCCAGATCGCTCAGACCGTCACCCGTCAAATCCACCAGTTGTGCCTGCGTATGGAAAAACTCGCTCGGCAAGGTGTTGAACGCCGTAAAATTCGACCACTGGGCATCAGGGCTGAGTGAGAAAAACCCCGCCAGTCCCGGCTGTGTCACCAGCCAGTCCAGCTTGCCATTGCCGGTGATATCCATCAGCCGTGTTTTTGCAGGTTGTAGCGAGGGCTGCCATGGAAGGGGCTGCCAGGCGCTGTAACTGACCGAATCCCCTTCAGCAGAGCCCCGTTCCGGCGCGCGATAACGCCACTGCTGTCCGGCACGGTATAAAATGCCGGGAAGACCTTCCCCAAAGAGATCCACCAGCTGGTAAAACGGGCTTTCATCCACCCCCGGCATAGCGTCAAACGGTTGCCATTGGTCCGCATCCAGTCGCGGTTCAAACGTGTTGTAGCGTAAGTCCAGTGGCGGCACACACTGTACCGTTCCTGCGTCATCCCAGGCCATTGACTGAGCGCCCACCAGCACAGTGAGGCGGGGATCCTGCTGATATTCAAGCCGGAGACAGGAAACCAGGGTGTCCTCTTCTGCCAGTTCGTCAGGAAAATGATGGAACATTAGTACCTGCTGGCATAACCGGTGAGTACGGATCTCAAAGCCATAGTCATAACGGGAAAAAGGATCCTGGCGCAATGTCCATGGCCCGGTTGCCGTGAACAACGGTGCGGTATCAGGATCCATTCCACGTTCGCCATAATCGAAGACCAGCGTAAACAACCAGTGTTGACTGGCTGACAGATCCTGCCATGCATAGAGGTCGGGCGACGCCACAACGTTGCTGTAGTCTATCCCCACCAGATAACGCTGGCTGCGACAATCGCGGCTGGCTTCAACCGAACCTTCTGCTATGCCATCGGTGGTTTCCGGCTGATAGCGATAATGAATATGCTCTCCGCCGGGAGAAACCGACTCTTCCAGCATCCACACCGCAATGTGGGTGGTGTTATCCGGATCGGCAATTTGCGTATTGGCGTTTTTGCCAAAGCAGTGCAACTGACCGTCTGTGCCGTGCAACAGCCAGAACTGCGCAGTGTCATGTTGCCAGCTTTCGATACGGGTAAAGGCACCTTCGATCCGGGGGGAATAACGAACGACCTGCCAGGTTTCGTTCAGTTGAATCTCACCATAAGCGGCACAGGTGGTGGTAATCACCTGCCCATTTTCATCCCGCTCAGGCATGAGTACTTCGCCACCCGGTGCTAAAAACTCATCCTGACCGGTGTACTGAGGCACGCCCTGAGAGGTACGGCGGCTGATGTAAGGAATATTCACGCCCCAGCCGAGGCCAAAAACACCATTACCGGCGCTGCTGCTGTAGCTCAGCCCAATATCCGGGCCATAACCACGCCCTGCGGAAACCGGTAAAGGAATGGAAAGACTTGCCAGGCCAGATGGCCCGATATTGCCTAGCGCTTCACCCATGCCAGGCAGCGCACCGCCGCCTTTGGGTAAGGAGGGGGGCGTCACTGCCACCGAACGAGACTGATTCTGCTGTGTCATGCACAATTCTCCCGCCACCGACATGCGTCGGTGGCCTCAATGAATTAAAGGATTAAGGTTGCGATGCGATGACCGACTGTTCAAAAGTGGAACCACCGTAGACGGCGGTGTAATGCACCTGAACAATCACATCGCTCAACGCTGCAAGAAGCGCACTTTGTTCCGCAGACGTCGGATTAGGGAAGCTCAGTTGCCAGGCCGAGACCGCCCCTGTTCCCTCAAACGGCAGATAGCGTTCGTCACTAAAGCTCAGCTCAAACAGCCCGCTGTCATTCAGGCCGCTTGAAACCGCCACTTGCTGGCTGGCTCGCAGGTTATTGATAATGTTTGTGTTGCTACCAGTGTCAGAGTCATTGAGGTGATTCACTCCCTCGATATCCGCTTTTAGCAGCGTACTGCTGGAGGTTTGTGTCAAGGTTGCCCGCACGTCCTGGTAAGGCCCCAATAATGTCGGTAACGAGACGGTGACAAATTTCAACTGCCGCTGATAATGGCCAGGATAATCACTGTCCAGAAGTGATTCATTGAGGGCAAAATTCAGCGTGCCCTTCGCGATAAATGCGTTCCAGGTTGTGTCATCATTAATTAATGATTTCAGCGACAGTGTTTTAGTCAGCTCCAGACGACGCTGGTTACGGTTAAGCCAGGAGGACTCCATCTGATGCAGATTGAGTTGTAAAGATTCTCCCACCAGCAGCCCGTGATACGTGTCGTTCCAGGTATTCGGCTGAATAAACCGGGTCACGGTATCGCACATTTCATATTGCCAGCAAGCCTCTGCACTCAGGCACAGAGATACCACTGCGTCATAAGCCTGATAATAAAGTGCGGATAGTTGCCCGGTGAGCCAGTTGTAAAGCGAAGCCTGGGTAAAACGAGACGTCAGGTAGTTCAGCGTTGTTTGCAGGTTTGCCTGTTGCGCCTGCGCCTGCTGTAACGAGGTCTGTGCAGCCTGCTGTCGTATTGCCAGCGCAGCAAGCTGATCGTCGATATTTGTGATCTGGCGATCGGCCTGATCGGCCTGGAATTGCCACTCCTCATTGCGACGACGATATTCTTCGGAAAGTTGAATACGGCTGGCGACCAGTTCCTGACTCTGACCCGTCAGTTGCAGGATCAAGCCCGATGCGTAAGCCGCACCGCCCCATTTCGAGCCGCCATCGGAAAATCCAAAAATATCAGGTGCCATATTCATACCGGCCCCCACAGCAATAAGCGGTTCGGCTGCCGTGAGCAGGGAGCTGGCGCTGGTTTGCAGATTCATCGCCTGACTTTCGCTGGAGGACACCCCATTGGTACACAGTGTAGAATAGTGATTACTGGCCTCCACGGCGATGGTCTTGCTGGCTTCAAGCGCCGTCTGGTCAGCATTCAGCGCATCAATAGCCTGCTGTTGTAAGCTGATGGTGAAGCTGGAAATATCCACCATCTGCTGTGCCTGCATTTGCTGTAATGACGCATTGTCGCCGCGCTCATAAAAACTGAGCAATGTCTGACCAAATTGCGTCAGCGTACTCACCGCACCATAAGCACTTTGCAACATTCTGCGGAATCGATACGGCGGAATCATCGCTGAAAGCCCGGCACTGGCGCTCGTCAGTGAACCGCCCTGCGCCGATTGCTGCATGAGTACGGTAGGGTTCACTGGCGTCGCATACAGCGGAATATTCAGCGGCTGACCATCGATACTCAGATTGTGTCGCAGGTTATACATGCGGGAATCCAGCACATTCCAGTAATTCAAAAGCTGCGTGTTGAGTGGCAGAACGAAATTAGGATTGATGTCGGTTTGCAGGGCAGTGGCCATCTTACCGGGGAAGGCATAAAGTCTGTCTGCTAAAGTGTTCTCCAGCTGGCTTAGCTGAGGATCAGTTGCACCCGCGATGACGTCCAGCGTGTCTGGCTGCCAGCGGTTTACAAGTTGCACATCCGGGCGCGGTCCCAGCAGATTTTTGGCCTGGCTATAGCGCAGTTTCGCCTGACTGAGTCCATCATTGGTCAGCAAACGGTAATCTGCATCACCGGCTGCGATCATATTGCGGACATAGGCCATAAACAGTGCTTTTTGATAATGCATAGGATCGGCAGTGGCCAGCGCATCCGGGTCGACGGGATTTTGTAATGAGTCAGCCAGACTTTCGGGGCTACTCTCTTCGACCAAAGGCCGGACGCTCCAGTAATCCGGTTCATCGTTATCACGGCCGCGCGCGGTGGGGTCAAAGATATAATTTAGCCAACTCAGGGCTTCATCATATTGCTGTTCCTGATTCAGGCGATACCCCACCAGGAAAGGCATATGAAAAAATAACTCCCAGAAATAAAGCCCGTTGGCACCATTAAAATCCATGGGGGCAGGTTCGCCATCGGCAACCAGTGCAGGCTCCTCGGTCATCTGCGTATCCCAGGAAAGCAAAGCATCAATACTGGTGCTGGCTTTATTAATCAGCTCTTTGGCAAATA encodes the following:
- a CDS encoding neuraminidase-like domain-containing protein; the protein is MTTSISAQLNQTHRNALLSYYLGQYVENNADLSPYIKTPEDVYEYLLIDPMVSNDVTTSQVAAAISSIQQYMNSMALNMEPDFNSSNIDNDQLQGWKNGNNQYAIWAGEMELQNYPEDYIDPTLRQNKTTYFQDLETILNQNKINSDTAQDAVLNYLNEFEQVANLDMVSGYLNGVDVTKDRYYLLGKTRGSSAKYFWRTFDMAENVSNVISVNAWSEWNEATLSINDDALVGTVRPTIFNNRLYAVWFERMVTGQTVSEDGTTVDDIITLTCNTSYLRFDNTWSAISVVGSREGNRSTSLLLSAEANDYFTMALCSNKTEQSESATGFFCLYVTVEDGIYQTFSVGVDAWFNPVLYEDTYVSPVCSVFGTADGQKLIQYTIPGDDEVIITSVSAVDSGDNFNGGILSYIDNISIGDMSLTKQTDNTYIISIPLKYSVDPCTYQFYKISGASGDITSSDISIEFCDNIAYLNGSVSIDLEDHADLSGVDMNIQDDRGVFYSDPVYQSDENIEYNSDNENYIFSNYPMEYKELKDKLWNSEVANLYFNYGGGHVSPNFYMDQPDKDPITWWAKAFVGDWGAENSPLAQKIIYAGTDEEYAVKIPGTIGITTFVYGIEREQQGGDPYSTIAWRSFNITVTSMDTILTPSLSEYTDSKLGTAVFLDFQSMTFSDGTPISPIRLNTLFAKELINKASTSIDALLSWDTQMTEEPALVADGEPAPMDFNGANGLYFWELFFHMPFLVGYRLNQEQQYDEALSWLNYIFDPTARGRDNDEPDYWSVRPLVEESSPESLADSLQNPVDPDALATADPMHYQKALFMAYVRNMIAAGDADYRLLTNDGLSQAKLRYSQAKNLLGPRPDVQLVNRWQPDTLDVIAGATDPQLSQLENTLADRLYAFPGKMATALQTDINPNFVLPLNTQLLNYWNVLDSRMYNLRHNLSIDGQPLNIPLYATPVNPTVLMQQSAQGGSLTSASAGLSAMIPPYRFRRMLQSAYGAVSTLTQFGQTLLSFYERGDNASLQQMQAQQMVDISSFTISLQQQAIDALNADQTALEASKTIAVEASNHYSTLCTNGVSSSESQAMNLQTSASSLLTAAEPLIAVGAGMNMAPDIFGFSDGGSKWGGAAYASGLILQLTGQSQELVASRIQLSEEYRRRNEEWQFQADQADRQITNIDDQLAALAIRQQAAQTSLQQAQAQQANLQTTLNYLTSRFTQASLYNWLTGQLSALYYQAYDAVVSLCLSAEACWQYEMCDTVTRFIQPNTWNDTYHGLLVGESLQLNLHQMESSWLNRNQRRLELTKTLSLKSLINDDTTWNAFIAKGTLNFALNESLLDSDYPGHYQRQLKFVTVSLPTLLGPYQDVRATLTQTSSSTLLKADIEGVNHLNDSDTGSNTNIINNLRASQQVAVSSGLNDSGLFELSFSDERYLPFEGTGAVSAWQLSFPNPTSAEQSALLAALSDVIVQVHYTAVYGGSTFEQSVIASQP